A section of the Ignavibacteriales bacterium genome encodes:
- a CDS encoding glycosyltransferase: MSNASIIISVYKNTKALELIFYALSKQSYKDFEIIVAEDGENEGISELIGKSKSYLNNPIIHITQEDKGFRKNRILNEAIRKSNTDYLIFIDGDCVPHSDFIKEHVENREDNTVLCGRRVALGKEMSERITKESILSGDYQKIGLKHFVDSMKGSGEGSKHVEEGLRFSARVFGKDDEHILGCNFSIQKSLLEKTNGFDENYEGPGLGEDSDIEFRLRLIDVKFKSVRNKAIQYHLFHPRTKEDERNFEYFQEVKEKKNFFAKNGLSK, from the coding sequence ATGAGCAATGCTTCCATAATAATTTCAGTATATAAGAATACTAAGGCGCTTGAATTGATATTTTACGCACTTAGCAAACAATCGTATAAGGATTTCGAGATAATTGTTGCTGAGGACGGTGAGAATGAAGGTATTTCCGAGCTAATCGGAAAAAGTAAATCCTATCTAAATAATCCTATCATACATATCACACAGGAAGATAAGGGATTCCGTAAGAACCGTATCCTTAATGAAGCTATAAGAAAGTCAAACACGGATTATTTGATTTTCATCGACGGCGACTGCGTCCCCCACTCGGATTTTATCAAGGAGCACGTAGAAAATCGTGAGGATAATACAGTATTGTGCGGGCGCAGGGTGGCTCTGGGGAAGGAAATGTCGGAAAGGATCACTAAGGAGAGCATTTTGTCCGGTGATTACCAGAAGATCGGGCTGAAGCACTTCGTCGACTCAATGAAAGGGTCAGGTGAGGGTTCCAAGCACGTGGAGGAGGGATTGCGGTTCAGCGCGAGGGTGTTCGGGAAAGATGACGAGCATATACTTGGATGCAATTTTTCCATACAGAAGTCACTTCTCGAAAAGACAAACGGCTTCGATGAAAATTATGAAGGTCCGGGATTGGGTGAGGACTCGGATATAGAGTTCAGGTTAAGGTTGATAGATGTAAAGTTCAAATCGGTCAGGAATAAGGCAATACAATATCATCTTTTTCATCCGAGAACAAAGGAAGACGAGAGGAATTTCGAATATTTCCAGGAAGTGAAGGAAAAGAAAAATTTTTTTGCTAAAAATGGTTTATCTAAATAA